In one Fusarium falciforme chromosome 5, complete sequence genomic region, the following are encoded:
- a CDS encoding RNA helicase yields the protein MSDAKGGKRLSADADESTRKKAKKDAADPDRSNPYLAHMYENGASNGHGEEPSPDSPLAGMKRQQTTAKQASKAEDSESNPFTGRPHSQKYFQILQGRRDLPVHKQRQEFLDKYHSTQILVFVGETGSGKTTQIPQYVVYDELPHLTGKLIACTQPRRVAAMSVAQRVADEMDVTLGEEVGYSIRFEDMTGPKTMLKYMTDGMLLREAMHDHEMSRYSCIILDEAHERTLATDILMALLKQISMRRPDLKIIIMSATLDAQKFQKYFNDAPLLAVPGRTHPVEIFYTPEPERDYVEAAIRTVLQIHASEPEGDVLLFLTGEDEIEDACRKISLEADELMREVDAGPLAVYPLYGTLPPHQQQRIFDKAPAPLRKGGRPGRKVIVSTNIAETSLTIDGIVYVVDPGFSKQKIYNPRIRVESLLVSPISKASAQQRAGRAGRTKPGKCFRLYTEKAFKKELIEQTYPEILRSNLANTVLELKKLGVEDLVHFDLMDPPAPETMMRALEELNYLACLDDDGELTTLGGLASEFPLDPALAVMLISSPEFYCSNEILSITSLLSVPQIFMRPANNRKRADEMKAHFAHPDGDHLTLLNAYHAFKGQATSDPSSVKAWCHEHFLSFRHLSSADNVRTQLKRIMEKNELELVSTPFEDKNYYTNIRRALLAGFFMQVAMKESSGKLYRTVKDDQAVLIHPSTVLRTEFDWVLYNEFVLTSKQYIRTCVGIRPEWLLEIAPTYYDLDTFEQGDVKRSLARAAEKKRRKEAMKAGR from the exons ATGTCCGACGCCAAGGGAGGAAAGCGTCTCAGcgccgacgccgacgagTCTACTAGGaaaaaggcaaagaaggaCGCCGCCGATCCCGACCGCAGCAACCCCTACCTTGCGCACATGTACGAGAACGGCGCGAGCAACGGCCACGGCGAGGAGCCTTCGCCCGACTCTCCTCTCGCCGGCATGAAGAGGCAACAGACAACGGCAAAGCAGGCTTCAAAGGCTGAGGACTCAGAGTCAAACCCTTTCACTGGCCGACCTCACTCGCAAAAGTACTTCCAGATCCTCCAGGGCCGTCGCGATCTCCCTGTACACAAGCAGCGACAGGAGTTCCTGGACAAGTACCACTCTACACAGATCCTCGTCTTTGTTGGTGAGACGGGTTCCGGAAAGACTACTCAGATCCCGCAGTATGTCGTCTATGATGAGCTCCCTCACCTCACTGGCAAGCTCATTGCCTGTACCCAGCCGCGTCGAGTCGCCGCCATGTCGGTCGCGCAGCGTGTCGCCGATGAGATGGACGTCACCCTGGGAGAAGAGGTCGGTTACAGCATTCGTTTCGAGGACATGACGGGCCCCAAGACCATGCTCAAGTACATGACCGACGGTATGCTTCTGCGCGAGGCCATGCACGACCACGAGATGTCCCGTTACAGCTgcatcatcctcgacgaAGCCCACGAGCGTACCCTGGCCACCGATATCCTCATGGCTCTGCTCAAGCAGATTTCCATGCGCCGCCCCGATctcaagatcatcatcatgtctgcTACTCTCGATGCGCAAAAGTTCCAGAAGTACTTCAACGACGCGCCCCTGCTCGCCGTCCCCGGTCGAACCCACCCCGTCGAAATCTTCTATacgcccgagcccgagcgCGACTACGTCGAGGCCGCCATCCGCACCGTTCTTCAGATCCACGCTTCCGAACCCGAGGGTGACGTCCTGCTGTTCTTGACTGGTGAAGATGAAATTGAAGACGCCTGTCGCAAGATTAGTCTCGAGGCGGACGAGCTGATGCGCGAAGTCGACGCCGGCCCGCTCGCTGTGTATCCCCTCTACGGTACGCTGCCCCctcaccagcagcagcgcatCTTCGACAAGGCGCCCGCGCCTCTGCGCAAGGGCGGTCGTCCCGGCCGCAAGGTGATCGTTTCCACCAACATCGCCGAAACCAGTTTGACCATTGACGGTATTGTATACGTCGTGGACCCTGGCTTTAGCAAGCAGAAGATCTACAACCCCCGTATCCGTGTTGAGTCCCTCCTCGTCTCACCCATCTCCAAGGCTTCCGCCCAGCAGCGAGCTGGTCGTGCTGGTCGTACCAAGCCCGGAAAGTGTTTCCGCCTGTACACGGAAAAGGccttcaagaaggagctcATTGAGCAGACGTACCCTGAGATTCTCCGTTCCAACCTCGCCAACACCGTCCTGGAACTCAAGAAGCTTGGTGTCGAGGATCTCGTCCACTTCGATCTCATGGACCCCCCTGCTCCCGAGACCATGATGCGTGcgctggaggagctcaacTACCTCGCCtgtctcgacgacgacggtgagCTCACAACCCTCGGTGGTCTGGCTTCCGAGTTCCCCCTGGATCCCGCCCTGGCTGTCATGCTCATCTCATCGCCCGAATTCTACTGCTCCAATGAGATCCTCTCCATCACATCTCTCCTCTCAGTCCCCCAGATCTTCATGCGACCCGCCAACAACCGAAAGCGCGCCGATGAGATGAAGGCGCACTTTGCGCACCCCGACGGTGACCACCTCACTCTCCTTAACGCTTACCACGCCTTCAAGGGCCAGGCGACATCGGACCCCAGCAGCGTCAAGGCCTGGTGCCACGAGCACTTCCTCTCGTTCCGTCACCTCTCGAGCGCCGACAATGTGCGGACGCAGCTCAAGCGCATCATGGAGAAGAACGAGCTGGAGCTCGTGTCGACGCCATTCGAGGACAAGAATTACTATACCAACATCCGACGCGCGTTGCTGGCTGGTTTCTTCATGCAGGTGGCCATGAAGGAGAGCTCGGGCAAGCTGTACCGCACCGTCAAGGACGACCAGGCCGTCCTGATTCATCCATCCACGGTCCTCCGCACCGAGTTTGACTGGGTCCTGTACAACGAATTCGTGCTCACGTCGAAGCAATACATCCGAACATGCGTGGGGATCCGACCCGAGTGGCTATTG GAAATCGCCCCCACTTACTACGACCTGGACACGTTTGAGCAGGGCGACGTCAAGCGGTCTCTGGCTCGTGCTGCGGAGAAGAAGCGGCGCAAGGAGGCCATGAAGGCTGGCAGATGA
- a CDS encoding Protein arginine N-methyltransferase: MASDASGFDMSDSFGPQRPSFNIGYHDSNRDEPLTDLQYGHLLNHGLAFATTPITNTHFRERVFALVSEHLAALSDNGENATTTATGSRAEPILPPLTPKDTSMFPCAAVNTYTAVISPWIDLGSANPIISNISRQVLNVEVNYANFCGVRSIIIPGPRQDASIDGGNQSLAQYSRAVEEALTIGNRLTFLIHMPMYREPEVETQGVSISSLEVKTPTKTEKKEIDLLAAWDSWHHVRSVCNYNTRLFVVLQIPRVMPEKDLQDRWFAEPLHYLTINPGVFQANKAGYPSLSKHHQNLFFSYMRLKNAPWILLCDAGPDVSHIKGEPHSLLASHDDFPTLAEAESQNQTTKTANFQVKTNDYISYLRWLESQQPEFTYLEGATLTSFQDWLQSPLQPLSDNLESATYEVFEGDPVKYSQYEIAVYEALTEWKELNKPTSKEGKVVVAVAGSGRGPLVTRALKASKDAGVPIDMWAVEKNPNAYVYLLRQNELVWNGEVKVVKTDMRAWKGPIVSETEDGPVYGKVDILISELLGSFGDNELSPECLDGIQHVISTPHGISIPSSYTAHLSPISTPKIHADILSRSPGDPNAFETPWVVRLFALDFVAEKVPNKPRFQEAWEFAHPIPESTLAALEAKRSGGVVGGGGGSMAGAAGANDHNSRYCHLTFVCRTRGVTHGLAGYFESTLYESQIPENKGEKIEISTHPERIDRKSKDMISWFPIFFPLKNPLYFPADTELEVSMWRQTDDTRVWYEWLVEAFTWVGPSTRIKVASSDLCSSRKVACLM, translated from the exons ATGGCCTCGGACGCTTCTGGCTTCGACATGTCCGACAGCTTCGGCCCTCAGCGCCCCAGCTTCAACATCGGATATCACGACTCGAACCGCGATGAGCCCCTCACCGACTTACAGTACGGCCATCTGCTCAACCATGGT CTGGCCTTTGCCACGactcccatcaccaacactcACTTTCGCGAGCGAGTCTTTGCCCTCGTGAGTGAGCATCTCGCCGCTCTCTCTGACAATGGTGAGAATGCGACTACTACGGCGACGGGCTCACGGGCTGAGCCCATCCTGCCGCCTCTGACGCCCAAGGATACCAGCATGTTTCCTTGCGCTGCTGTCAACACTTACACGGCAGTCATCAGCCCTTGGATTGACCTTGGCTCGGCCAACCCCATCATCTCGAACATCTCCCGCCAGGTTTTGAATGTTGAAGTTAACTACGCCAACTTCTGTGGTGTtcgcagcatcatcatccctgGACCTCGACAGGACGCTTCCATTGATGGTGGAAACCAGAGTCTTGCGCAGTATTCGCGTGCTGTTGAAGAGGCTCTCACCATTGGAAACCGATTGACCTTTTTGATCCACATGCCCATGTACCGGGAACCCGAGGTAGAGACTCAGGGAGTCAGCATCTCCTCTCTTGAAGTCAAGACCCCTACCAAGACCGAGAAAAAGGAAATTGACCTCCTGGCGGCATGGGATTCGTGGCATCATGTTCGCAGTGTCTGCAACTACAACACGCGACTCTTTGTTG TTCTGCAAATACCCCGTGTCATGCCTGAGAAGGACCTCCAGGACCGCTGGTTCGCCGAGCCTCTTCACTACTTGACCATCAACCCAGGAGTTTTCCAGGCCAACAAGGCCGGCTACCCCTCGCTTTCCAAGCACCACCAGAACCTGTTCTTCTCGTATATGCGACTCAAGAATGCGCCCTGGATTCTTCTGTGCGATGCTGGCCCTGATGTGTCTCACATTAAGGGCGAACCTCACTCTCTGTTGGCCTCTCACGATGATTTCCCAACTCTTGCTGAGGCAGAGTCACAGAATCAGACTACTAAGACCGCAAACTTCCAAGTAAAGACTAACGACTACATCTCCTATTTGAGGTGGCTCGAGTCTCAGCAGCCTGAATTCACCTACCTTGAGGGTGCTACGTTGACAAGCTTCCAGGACTGGCTCCAGTCTCCTCTTCAGCCCCTGTCCGACAACCTCGAATCAGCTACATACGAAGTCTTTGAGGGAGATCCAGTCAAGTACAGCCAGTATGAGATTGCCGTGTATGAGGCCTTGACGGAATGGAAGGAGCTCAACAAGcctacttctaaggagggcaaggttgTTGTGGCGGTCGCCGGCTCTGGACGTGGTCCTCTCGTCACTCGCGCCCTGAAGGCCTCTAAGGACGCTGGCGTTCCCATCGACATGTGGGCTGTTGAGAAGAACCCCAACGCATATGTCTATCTGCTCCGCCAGAACGAACTGGTTTGGAATGGTGAGGTCAAGGTTGTCAAGACGGACATGCGCGCCTGGAAGGGCCCTATTGTGTCCGAGACTGAGGATGGACCTGTCTATGGCAAGGTCGATATCCTCATCTCGGAACTTCTTGGATCCTTTGGCGACAATGAATTGTCGCCTGAGTGTCTTGATGGCATTCAACATGTCATCTCTACGCCTCATGGCATCTCCATCCCCAGCTCTTACACGGCACACTTGAGCCCCATTTCAACCCCCAAGATCCACGCCGATATTCTCTCGCGGTCACCTGGAGACCCCAACGCCTTCGAGACCCCCTGGGTTGTCCGGCTCTTCGCCCTTGACTTTGTGGCTGAGAAGGTGCCCAACAAGCCTCGGTTCCAGGAGGCATGGGAGTTCGCGCACCCCATTCCAGAGTCTACGCTCGCCGCTCTTGAGGCAAAGCGATctggtggtgttgtcggAGGTGGAGGCGGTAGCatggctggtgctgctggagCCAACGATCACAACTCCCGATACTGCCACCTCACGTTTGTGTGCCGCACACGGGGCGTCACTCATGGTCTTGCCGGCTACTTTGAGTCTACTCTGTACGAGTCGCAGATCCCTGAGAACAAGGGCGAAAAGATTGAGATCAGCACGCACCCTGAGCGTATCGACCGCAAGAGCAAGGACATGATCTCATGGTTCCCCATCTTTTTCCCGCTCAAG AACCCCCTTTACTTCCCCGCCGATACCGAGCTTGAGGTCAGTATGTGGCGACAGACTGACGATACAAGGGTGTGGTACGAGTGGCTCGTTGAGGCCTTCACCTGGGTTGGTCCTTCGACGCGCATCAAGGTGGCCTCGTCCGACCTTTGCAGCAGCCGCAAGGTGGCATGCCTCATGTAG
- a CDS encoding HET domain-containing protein, which yields MSSISNSIPSNDSKPTTFKYKPLNHPRQIRLLYRTSEDSSDATAQEPAYTLEHVNLDDDPPFIAISYVWGSDELTDKITVNGTEARVTNSLYHAVRGVFSHSRDVCPYFPGKRMALWVDGLCINQRHDEEKNAQVSLMSEIYRKATMVTLYAAKEGVVSDGALELARKCCEWLDSHIDDDPAEWTPKLADPKSLAELGFPPEGHESYAALRHMFNLPWSRRAWIVQEVSMASEVVVIIGKSTFRWEPLEQLVASASGGMLPAACFYPPEGGEDELIGGRPGVGYVLNQALVRYFSHTDEGEPAMELYELLGGCHSLASSNPKDKVYAFLGMAKDRQQLGITPQYSFPDRQVYIDTAARILKNAKSLHLLSDVLPGKALDLPSWVPDWSSHNFDDGSTVDTSTTRDEGQYQADGHQSAQVSFNDDDTEFTTQGIIFDQLCLILPADNYGQHNPTYPGVAESSAAEETFYTLIGNVQTALESECERMGVSAYPGKGGMKEAFWRTLVLNNGDVGSKEAGPEYESYYDAQVKFQGVRFMEECGHKVPGVDEEVIVRAIRFANAMRRTSRLRPVGLTRKGYIGSVPKNSRVNDEVGILRGGRVPFILRRLDQGSRFSFVGDAYVHGIMRGEAWEKARDEDKIDITLV from the coding sequence ATGTCATCGATAAGCAACTCAATCCCGTCAAATGATTCGAAACCAACTACTTTCAAGTACAAACCACTCAATCATCCACGTCAAATCCGACTGCTCTATCGTACCTCAGAAGACAGCTCAGATGCGACGGCTCAAGAGCCGGCCTATACCCTGGAGCACGTCAACCTGGACGATGACCCTCCCTTCATAGCTATATCGTACGTATGGGGTAGCGATGAGCTCACCGACAAGATCACCGTCAATGGCACCGAGGCTCGCGTCACAAACTCGCTATACCACGCAGTCAGGGGAGTGTTTTCTCACTCGCGGGACGTCTGCCCATACTTTCCAGGAAAGAGGATGGCACTATGGGTAGATGGCCTCTGCATTAACCAAAGGcatgacgaggagaagaacgCACAAGTATCTCTCATGAGCGAGATTTACCGCAAGGCCACCATGGTCACGCTGTACGCAGCAAAAGAGGGCGTCGTGTCTGATGGCGCTCTTGAACTGGCGAGGAAGTGCTGCGAGTGGCTGGACTCTCACATTGACGATGATCCTGCAGAGTGGACGCCGAAATTGGCGGACCCCAAGTCTTTGGCAGAACTGGGTTTTCCACCAGAGGGTCACGAATCATATGCTGCCCTCAGACACATGTTTAATCTTCCATGGTCCAGGAGAGCTTGGATTGTCCAGGAAGTTTCCATGGCCAGTGAGGTGGTGGTAATCATTGGCAAATCCACCTTTCGCTGGGAACCTCTTGAACAACTCGTTGCCAGTGCATCAGGGGGAATGCTGCCGGCGGCTTGCTTCTACCCTCCCGAAGGCGGAGAAGACGAGCTTATCGGGGGCCGACCAGGCGTAGGATACGTACTAAACCAGGCCCTGGTGAGATACTTTTCGCATACCGACGAGGGAGAACCCGCGATGGAGCTGTACGAGCTGCTTGGGGGATGCCACTCTCTTGCCAGCAGCAACCCAAAGGATAAGGTCTATGCTTTCCTGGGCATGGCCAAAGACCGACAACAGCTTGGCATCACACCTCAGTATTCCTTCCCAGACCGCCAAGTCTACATCGACACAGCCGCTCGCATTCTAAAGAATGCGAAGAGCCTCCATCTGCTGTCCGACGTTCTCCCCGGAAAGGCTCTCGATCTACCAAGCTGGGTTCCTGACTGGTCATCTCACAACTTTGACGATGGTAGCACCGTCGATACTTCGACTACCCGCGATGAAGGACAATACCAAGCAGACGGACACCAATCCGCTCAGGTCAGTTTCAACGACGATGACACCGAGTTTACTACCCAAGGGATCATATTCGACCAATTATGTCTGATCCTTCCCGCCGACAATTACGGACAGCACAATCCAACTTATCCCGGGGTGGCAGAGTCTTCGGCCGCCGAGGAGACTTTCTACACCTTGATTGGTAATGTCCAAACCGCTCTCGAGAGTGAGTGCGAGAGAATGGGTGTGAGTGCCTACCCAGGAAAAGGCGGCATGAAGGAGGCCTTTTGGAGGACGCTGGTTCTAAACAATGGTGACGTGGGGAGCAAGGAAGCAGGGCCCGAATATGAGAGCTACTACGACGCTCAGGTCAAGTTTCAAGGGGTAAGATTCATGGAAGAATGCGGTCATAAAGTGCCTGGTGTGGATGAGGAGGTGATTGTCAGGGCTATTCGTTTCGCCAACGCCATGAGGCGCACATCACGTCTGCGTCCGGTCGGACTGACTCGGAAAGGATACATCGGCTCAGTACCAAAGAACTCTCGGGTGAACGATGAGGTTGGAATCTTACGCGGCGGACGAGTTCCTTTCATCCTTCGGCGACTAGACCAAGGCTCGAGATTCTCGTTCGTAGGGGATGCTTATGTCCATGGCATCATGAGGGGAGAAGCATGGGAAAAGGCACGGGACGAAGACAAGATCGACATAACGCTCGTATAG
- a CDS encoding Arginosuccinase gives MASDSKPEGSMLWGGRFTGGLDPLMVKYNESIFFDRVLYKQDILGSIAFARANAKSGIITQEEFEKIREGLLEVQKEWETDSFTIISGVDEDIHTANERRLGEIIGKNIAGKLHTGRSRNEQVVCDMRMWLRDELRKIDEHLVNFLKVIAARAENEIEYIMPGYTHLQRAQPVRWSHWMLSYGLAFAADLDRLRETIKRVNRSPLGCGALAGNPFNIDRDMMAEELGFDGLLWNSMGGVADRDFVSEFLQWGSMFMQHISRWAEDLIVYNTAEFGFVRLSDAYSTGSSLMPQKKNADSLELLRGKAGRAFGHMAGFMMTQKGLPSTYNKDLQESLEPMMDHVKTVSDSIQIANGVLATLTVNPEKMKAALDPFMLATDVADYLVRKGVPFRETHHISGRCVAKSEETGIPMNEFSYEQIKAIDERFEEDIADVFNYETSVESRSAKGGTSKATVLEQIEVLRKMLA, from the exons ATGGCGTCCGACTCCAAGCCTGAGGGCAGCATGCTCTGGGGTGGCCGATTCACTG GCGGCCTCGACCCCCTGATGGTCAAGTACAACGAGAGTATCTTCTTTGACCGTGTCCTCTACAAGCAGGACATTCTCGGCAGCATCGCCTTTGCCCGCGCCAACGCAAAGTCTGGCATCATCACCCAGGAGGAGTTTGAGAAGATCAGGGAGGGTCTCCTCGAGGTCCAGAAGGAGTGGGAGACTGACTCCTTTACCATTATCTCTGGTGTCGAT GAGGACATCCACACTGCCAACGAGCGCCGACTGGGCGAGATCATCGGCAAGAACATTGCTGGCAAGCTTCACACCGGCCGCAGCCGCAATGAGCAGGTTGTCTGCGACATGCGAATGTGGCTCCGAGACGAGCTCCGAAAGATCGATGAGCACCTCGTCAACTTCCTCAAGGTGATCGCCGCCCGCGCCGAGAACGAGATCGAGTACATCATGCCCGGCTACACCCACCTTCAGCGAGCTCAGCCCGTCCGCTGGAGTCACTGGATGCTGTCCTACGGTCTGGCCTTTGCCGCTGACCTGGACCGCCTCCGCGAGACCATCAAGCGTGTCAACCGAAGCCCTCTCGGCTGCGGTGCCCTTGCTGGCAACCCCTTCAACATTGATCGTGATATGATGGCCGAGGAGCTGGGCTTTGACGGCCTCCTCTGGAACTCGATGGGTGGTGTCGCTGACCGAGACTTTGTCTCCGAGTTCCTTCAGTGGGGAAGCATGTTCATGCAGCACATTTCTCGATGGGCTGAGGATCTTATCGTTTACAACACTGCCGAGTTTGGCTTTGTCCGTCTCTCGGATGCCTACTCTACTGGCAGCTCTCTTATGCCCCAGAAGAAGAACGCCGACAGCTTGGAGCTCCTCCGAGGAAAGGCTGGCCGTGCCTTTGGCCACATGGCTGGTTTCATGATGACCCAGAAGGGTCTCCCCAGCACCTACAACAAGGATCTCCAGGAGAGTCTCGAGCCCATGATGGACCATGTTAAGACTGTTTCGGACAGCATTCAGATCGCCAACGGTGTCCTCGCTACCCTAACTGTCAACCctgagaagatgaaggcggCCCTCGACCCCTTCATGTTGGCCACCGATGTGGCTGACTACCTTGTCCGCAAGGGCGTGCCGTTCCGTGAGACTCACCACATCTCGGGCCGATGCGTGGCCAAGTCGGAGGAGACGGGCATCCCCATGAACGAGTTCTCGTACGAGCagatcaaggccatcgaTGAGCGATTCGAGGAGGACATTGCTGATGTCTTCAACTACGAGACGAGCGTCGAGAGCCGATCGGCCAAGGGTGGCACCAGCAAGGCCACGGTTCTGGAGCAGATTGAGGTTCTCAGGAAGATGCTTGCCTGA
- a CDS encoding CENP-V/GFA domain-containing protein has product MPEQEAFTPSSITGGCLCGAIRYTINFTAEFPWPPVSSSCQCTMCRKWTSSLVAQFLILSPEQLTPTLNTFPSSKEYTSSPGQLRGFCSDCGTSIAWRSADCTPIFDLYLGTLDEEWLVDGETGKTLAIPNGTQYWLQNSVNGVTDKLKGGREYPAEGPDGL; this is encoded by the exons ATGCCTGAACAAGAGGCCTTCACTCCGTCTTCTATCACGGGTGGATGCCTGTGCGGCGCCATCAGATATACTATCAACTTTACGGCAGAATTCCCATGGCCGCCAGTA TCTTCGTCATGCCAAT GTACCATGTGCCGCAAGTGGACTTCGTCCCTCGTCGCGCAATTCCTCATTCTCTCTCCTGAGCAGCTCACACCAACCCTAAACACATTCCCTTCTTCCAAAGAATACACTTCATCACCTGGCCAACTTCGTGGCTTCTGTAGCGACTGCGGAACGTCTATTGCCTGGCGCTCTGCCGACTGTACCCCCATCTTTGATCTCTACCTGGGCACATTGGATGAAGAATGGCTGGTTGACGGAGAGACGGGAAAGACGCTGGCGATTCCGAATGGGACTCAGTACTGGCTCCAGAATTCCGTTAATGGTGTCaccgacaagctcaagggtGGGAGGGAGTATCCCGCAGAAGGACCAGACGGGCTATGA